From a region of the Burkholderia sp. PAMC 26561 genome:
- a CDS encoding ABC transporter permease translates to MANSIARALLPGSPSETLHADRRAVLAARSIGWTALPWLLPAAVALSWVLGSHYGWISAQILPSPVLVFDTLSGLARTGDLWMHVSASLSRVAIGFAGGVVLGLLLGGLLGLSRTAEAYFLPSFNAVVQVPVLGWLPFLMIVVGIGEPLKYLLIGHAALVPVTLSTLQGFRKTPPAYLDVARVFKYSPFQTIFSVVLPSAVPVIGTGIRLAFTKAWLTLVVVELVASSEGLGYLIVYGRQLFQLDLVLASVLIVGAIGYAADRLLTLLENRLSPPRLT, encoded by the coding sequence ATGGCAAATAGCATTGCCCGCGCTTTATTGCCCGGCAGTCCATCTGAAACACTTCATGCAGACCGCCGTGCCGTGCTTGCCGCACGCTCGATCGGCTGGACTGCGCTGCCGTGGCTGCTGCCCGCTGCGGTCGCGTTGTCATGGGTACTCGGCTCGCATTACGGCTGGATCTCGGCGCAGATCCTGCCGTCGCCCGTGCTTGTCTTCGATACCCTCAGCGGTCTCGCCAGAACCGGTGACCTATGGATGCACGTGAGCGCAAGTCTCTCGCGCGTCGCGATCGGGTTTGCGGGTGGCGTTGTGCTGGGTTTGCTTTTGGGCGGTTTGCTCGGATTGTCGCGCACCGCTGAGGCGTACTTTCTTCCGAGCTTCAACGCCGTGGTCCAGGTGCCGGTTCTCGGGTGGCTGCCCTTCCTGATGATCGTGGTCGGGATCGGCGAGCCGCTCAAGTATCTGTTGATTGGACATGCGGCACTGGTGCCCGTCACGCTCAGCACGCTGCAGGGATTTCGCAAGACGCCCCCCGCCTACCTCGACGTTGCGCGCGTCTTCAAGTACTCCCCCTTCCAGACGATATTCAGCGTGGTCCTGCCATCGGCCGTGCCTGTGATCGGCACCGGAATTCGTCTTGCATTCACCAAGGCGTGGTTGACGCTTGTAGTCGTGGAACTGGTGGCTTCGTCGGAAGGACTGGGATATCTGATCGTGTACGGGCGCCAGTTGTTTCAACTGGATCTCGTGCTTGCCTCGGTGCTGATTGTCGGTGCGATCGGTTATGCGGCAGACCGGTTGCTCACGCTGCTCGAGAACAGGTTATCGCCGCCACGGCTGACATGA
- a CDS encoding ABC transporter substrate-binding protein yields MTTRLFFRTLLVTLGLAAVTGAFAAGPAIVRIGVATQGYGDPPVFGGSPAATAQLQHRVEDALAPDGIKVQWLFFKGAGPAVNEALANHQIDFAYQGDLPAVLGRANGLKTKLLIESNVRTGVYIAVPPDSDIKTVKDLKGKRVAIFRGTNLQLVADNVLKVNGLSEKDLRVINLDDAASQAALASKGVDAVFLDFKLFKLQRQGLAKIIYASRDGGLQYTRQAHLLVLDDFERDHPDVVQKVVTSVVQAAQWSSEEPNRGALFTLWAKSGVPVESWESEYANQSLKDRSSPLLDPFIVARYQSVADDALRLNLIRQPVTVNGWFEPKYLDQALKTLKLENYWPRFDASGKPIKS; encoded by the coding sequence ATGACGACACGGCTATTTTTTCGTACTCTTCTGGTCACACTCGGTCTGGCCGCAGTCACCGGTGCGTTTGCTGCTGGGCCGGCAATCGTGCGAATAGGCGTTGCCACGCAAGGCTATGGCGACCCGCCAGTCTTCGGCGGCTCGCCCGCGGCGACGGCGCAATTGCAGCATCGCGTTGAAGATGCACTCGCGCCCGACGGCATCAAGGTCCAGTGGCTCTTTTTCAAGGGCGCCGGGCCCGCTGTCAACGAAGCGCTTGCAAACCATCAGATCGACTTCGCCTATCAGGGCGATCTGCCCGCCGTACTCGGGCGAGCGAACGGACTCAAGACCAAGTTGCTGATTGAATCGAATGTACGTACTGGTGTTTATATCGCCGTGCCGCCCGATTCCGACATCAAGACAGTGAAGGACCTCAAGGGCAAGCGGGTCGCGATATTCAGAGGCACCAATCTTCAGCTCGTCGCCGACAACGTCCTGAAGGTCAACGGATTGTCCGAGAAGGACCTGCGTGTCATCAATCTCGACGATGCCGCTTCGCAAGCAGCGCTGGCATCGAAAGGCGTCGATGCCGTGTTCCTCGACTTCAAGCTCTTCAAGTTGCAACGCCAGGGACTCGCGAAAATCATCTATGCGTCACGTGATGGCGGCCTGCAGTACACACGTCAGGCGCATCTGCTCGTGCTCGATGACTTCGAGCGCGATCACCCGGACGTCGTTCAAAAAGTCGTGACGTCGGTGGTCCAGGCGGCGCAATGGTCATCGGAAGAACCGAATCGAGGTGCGCTGTTCACGCTCTGGGCGAAGAGCGGCGTGCCGGTCGAATCGTGGGAATCGGAGTACGCAAACCAGTCGCTTAAGGACCGCAGTTCGCCGTTGCTCGATCCTTTTATTGTGGCCCGCTATCAATCCGTTGCAGATGACGCCTTGCGCCTGAACCTGATCCGTCAACCTGTCACCGTGAACGGCTGGTTCGAACCGAAGTACCTCGACCAGGCGTTGAAGACCTTGAAGCTGGAGAACTACTGGCCACGCTTCGACGCCTCCGGCAAGCCGATCAAATCGTAA